In Candidatus Kryptobacter tengchongensis, a genomic segment contains:
- a CDS encoding D-alanyl-D-alanine carboxypeptidase / D-alanyl-D-alanine-endopeptidase (penicillin-binding protein 4), which translates to MNKRLILLPLLIYFYSCASAQKITEAKPEVEREIVYYEDTQLNQLKYELDEIFKDPSFSNAYWGVIIQSLETGEYLYRLNEHKSFIPASNMKLFTTAVALIKLGPDFRYKTYIYTDGKIKDEILYGNIFIRGSGDPTISGRFTNGDVIKTFKDWADSLLKLGIKEINGDIVGDDNYFDDQYMGTGWAWDDETYWYSAHISALSFNDNCVDFEIFPGKKIGDPAIIKINPNTKYVQIKNQVITVHPDSSTKIDFFRAPGTNIINVFGKISLKSKPQKESISIHNPTLYTATVFKEVLESKGIKITGSAVDIDDTFLNPDYENMTILASYESPPLSEIIKVINKRSQNFYAEQLFRTLGKIFGGEGSTQKSVEVIKTTLSQFGIPPEAISIYDGSGLSRLNLVTPFQILTLLNYMYKHEYFSYFYESLPIAGVDGTLETRMRKTKAQGNVRAKTGYVQYARALSGYIKTKDNEMLSFVMITNNYLIPTSAANMIQDIVCQMLAEFSRRK; encoded by the coding sequence ATGAACAAAAGGCTAATCCTTTTACCTTTACTTATTTATTTTTACTCGTGTGCATCTGCACAGAAAATTACCGAAGCAAAACCAGAAGTTGAAAGAGAAATAGTTTATTATGAAGATACCCAATTAAACCAGTTAAAATATGAACTTGATGAAATTTTCAAAGACCCGAGCTTTTCAAATGCATATTGGGGCGTCATAATTCAATCACTTGAAACGGGCGAATATCTCTATAGATTAAATGAACACAAAAGCTTCATCCCAGCCTCAAATATGAAACTATTTACAACTGCGGTTGCGCTAATTAAACTTGGACCTGACTTCAGATACAAAACCTATATTTACACCGATGGAAAAATTAAGGATGAAATTTTATATGGCAACATTTTCATTCGTGGAAGCGGAGACCCAACTATCTCAGGTAGATTCACCAACGGAGATGTGATAAAAACTTTCAAAGATTGGGCTGATAGCTTGCTAAAATTGGGAATTAAAGAAATCAATGGTGATATAGTCGGGGATGATAATTATTTTGATGATCAATATATGGGTACAGGATGGGCATGGGATGATGAAACATACTGGTATTCTGCACACATTAGCGCCTTGTCTTTCAACGATAACTGCGTTGATTTTGAAATTTTTCCCGGGAAAAAAATCGGCGACCCCGCAATTATCAAAATCAACCCGAACACAAAATATGTTCAAATAAAAAATCAAGTTATAACTGTTCATCCCGATAGCTCAACCAAAATTGATTTCTTCAGAGCACCGGGAACTAACATAATCAATGTATTTGGAAAAATAAGCCTGAAATCAAAACCACAGAAAGAATCAATAAGTATTCATAACCCAACGCTTTACACTGCAACTGTTTTTAAAGAGGTTCTGGAATCAAAAGGAATAAAAATAACCGGCTCCGCTGTTGATATTGATGACACATTTTTGAATCCAGATTATGAAAACATGACGATTCTTGCCTCCTACGAGTCCCCACCCTTAAGTGAAATCATAAAAGTTATAAACAAGCGAAGTCAAAATTTTTATGCCGAACAACTCTTTAGAACACTTGGTAAAATTTTCGGTGGTGAAGGCTCAACTCAAAAATCGGTTGAAGTTATAAAAACCACACTTTCCCAATTTGGAATCCCCCCTGAAGCAATTTCAATTTATGACGGCTCCGGTTTATCAAGACTGAACCTTGTCACGCCGTTCCAAATTTTAACACTTTTAAACTACATGTATAAGCACGAATACTTCTCATATTTTTACGAATCCTTGCCAATAGCTGGAGTTGATGGGACACTTGAGACAAGAATGAGAAAGACAAAAGCCCAGGGGAATGTGCGAGCGAAAACTGGTTATGTCCAGTACGCAAGGGCTCTTTCCGGATATATAAAGACAAAAGATAACGAGATGCTTTCATTTGTAATGATTACAAATAACTATCTCATCCCTACATCTGCCGCAAATATGATCCAAGATATCGTATGTCAAATGCTGGCGGAATTTTCAAGAAGAAAATAA
- a CDS encoding citrate synthase, which translates to MSQAPTTQPTYVKGLENVIANQTQLCFIDGKRSKLLYLGYDIADLAEHSNFEEVAFLLWNYRLPKKSEYDEFVKAIRAEYDIPDQLITVMKLMPKDSDPMDVLRTSVSFLGLFDPERNDNSLEANRRKALRLTAKFPTIVAAWEQIRNGKEPVKPNKEFNIATNFLYMLKGEKPDELYAKIMDVALILHAEHEMNASTFSARVTISTLTDMYSAVTSAIGTLKGPLHGGANREVMKYLLEIGDLSKVDDFVKRAIEEKRKLEGFGHRVYKSMDPRALILKKYSKMLGEKLGNTKWYEMSARIEELWVKEFGEKGVWPNVDFYSASVYYYMGIPLDLYTPIFAVSRITGWTAHILEQLADNRIYRPRAEYVGPMDQTYVPIDQR; encoded by the coding sequence ATGTCACAGGCGCCAACAACACAACCAACCTATGTAAAGGGTCTGGAAAATGTCATAGCGAACCAGACTCAACTTTGCTTCATTGATGGTAAAAGGAGTAAACTTTTATATCTTGGTTACGATATTGCAGATCTTGCCGAACATTCTAATTTTGAGGAGGTTGCATTTCTTTTGTGGAATTATCGCCTTCCAAAGAAAAGTGAATATGATGAATTTGTGAAGGCGATTCGTGCTGAATATGATATTCCCGATCAGCTCATTACTGTTATGAAGCTTATGCCGAAGGATTCAGACCCGATGGATGTGTTAAGGACTTCTGTATCGTTTCTTGGTTTATTTGACCCCGAGAGAAATGACAATTCGCTTGAGGCTAACAGAAGGAAGGCACTTCGTCTCACTGCGAAGTTCCCAACAATAGTTGCAGCGTGGGAGCAGATAAGGAACGGTAAAGAACCTGTGAAACCAAATAAAGAATTTAACATTGCAACTAACTTCCTTTACATGCTAAAGGGTGAAAAGCCGGATGAACTCTATGCAAAAATTATGGATGTTGCTTTGATTCTGCATGCAGAGCATGAAATGAATGCATCAACATTTTCAGCCAGAGTTACAATTTCTACATTGACGGATATGTATTCAGCGGTTACATCAGCGATTGGGACATTGAAGGGACCTTTGCATGGCGGGGCTAATAGGGAAGTTATGAAGTATTTACTTGAAATTGGTGATCTTTCAAAAGTTGATGATTTTGTTAAGAGAGCGATTGAGGAGAAAAGGAAACTTGAAGGGTTTGGTCATAGGGTATATAAATCAATGGATCCGAGAGCTTTGATACTTAAGAAATATTCAAAGATGCTTGGCGAGAAGCTTGGCAATACGAAGTGGTATGAGATGTCCGCGAGGATTGAAGAGCTCTGGGTTAAGGAATTTGGTGAGAAAGGCGTGTGGCCAAATGTTGATTTCTATTCTGCTTCTGTGTATTACTACATGGGAATTCCGCTTGATCTTTACACTCCAATTTTTGCGGTTAGCCGTATAACTGGGTGGACAGCGCATATTCTTGAACAGCTTGCCGACAACAGGATTTATAGACCAAGGGCTGAGTATGTCGGACCTATGGATCAGACTTATGTTCCAATTGATCAACGCTAA
- a CDS encoding PAS domain S-box-containing protein has product MSFKDKFARALAFYKFNLTEFYIFFNFLKNPPEIMQREREREKMQKQFNIILSIAVVFLLIVIAGVAFYFNSRVEGEIVSILGKSQVQIARQVSGALKEYIQARENGLKVLSSFESIRKRLPGKMEDDVNSYFEYVKMYFVNAISVLDERGEVVYSTMKQAIGEKYESYEFWKELTKIQGDSLVYVPVVVFDTSGKNLFKKPLSLILFPIYDKGKFRGAVAYTIEIDSLISSFLKLTEPEVKLYDTWIITGDKILVFHSAHPEMVLRMSELEDRSCLKCHIPQGRDVGVFSYIDTMLVKGSGIVRYKLKDYPEKFAGFSHFKIYGNDLIFVVSSPYERVQKIARANLKVIYFISALIVAVLLVYVFFFLRNMREMIRAEERERQREERERIQRLYTLLFQNSNDGVYILDLEKGRFVEVNKKFQEMFGYTTEELNNTDFMNLVAPESRALIEDRKQKIARGVPVPQRYTFTALSKDGRRIEVETSVSYVRIGEKMYVLGIYRDMSEILRQKELYQSLFENLPVGVVIHQDGKIVKCNKKAVEIGGGKDESDIIGKPVLDFVHPDHRETVIARIRGILEQGKEAPPIEEKFVRLDGSVIDVEVRGSRIMWEGKPAVQVVIEDVSERKRLQRELMERYSEEQKLKLRLETILKNISDGILFQNERGIIEFVNEEFCRITGFSSPDELVGKTFEEFLEKFKDLVQDESEIERIKSWVSDREAVKYSELRLKNGMIISRIGIPVFERNGRYIGRISIARDITEMKRNEERMLELQKFEVLGQLASGIAHDFNNVLGIISGMLEIIKIKTVDKNILSYLDSALSAVQRGGEIAKRLLQFSRKKVEEYKPISIQNLVFDCVKILEHTLPKNVEIGVNIEKDFIILGSYGDLQQVILNLALNASDAMPTGGKLTISVSSVDKNFVEKKFGRAVSDVYVLIAVSDTGVGISDELKDKIFEPFFTTKEPGKGTGLGLAIVKNIVTIHGGFVDFESTVGKGTTFFVYLPVHFEEEKELRINRGEEKMQKIGQGYKVLVIEDEESLRVIMRDYLEILGFSVIEAEDGESGIQKFVENPDVKIVFVDYGLPKIMGDEVIRRISSISGDVKFVLVTGFVDISDKVKESLPFGVKFIKKPYNLAQVEEIVKGILGI; this is encoded by the coding sequence ATGTCGTTCAAAGATAAATTTGCAAGGGCATTGGCTTTTTATAAGTTTAACTTGACAGAATTTTATATTTTTTTTAATTTTTTAAAAAATCCTCCTGAAATTATGCAGAGAGAGAGAGAGAGAGAAAAAATGCAAAAACAATTCAACATAATTTTATCCATTGCTGTTGTTTTTCTTTTAATTGTTATAGCTGGTGTTGCGTTTTATTTTAACAGCAGAGTTGAGGGGGAAATAGTTTCAATTCTGGGGAAATCGCAAGTCCAAATTGCTCGGCAAGTTTCTGGCGCACTTAAAGAATATATCCAGGCGAGGGAAAACGGTTTAAAAGTTTTATCTTCTTTTGAGTCCATTAGGAAAAGATTGCCAGGGAAAATGGAAGATGATGTTAATTCATATTTTGAATATGTAAAGATGTACTTTGTCAACGCTATATCTGTTCTTGACGAGCGAGGTGAGGTTGTTTATTCAACGATGAAACAAGCAATCGGGGAAAAATATGAGAGTTATGAATTCTGGAAAGAGTTAACGAAGATCCAAGGTGACAGTTTGGTTTATGTCCCAGTTGTTGTCTTTGATACATCTGGAAAGAATCTGTTTAAAAAGCCACTCTCTTTGATCCTCTTTCCAATTTACGATAAGGGAAAATTTCGTGGGGCAGTCGCATATACAATTGAGATTGACTCATTGATAAGCTCATTCTTAAAACTGACCGAGCCAGAGGTTAAACTTTACGATACATGGATTATAACTGGGGATAAAATTCTTGTTTTTCACTCTGCACATCCAGAGATGGTTCTAAGGATGTCTGAATTAGAAGACAGAAGTTGTCTTAAATGTCATATCCCGCAGGGTAGGGATGTTGGCGTTTTCAGTTACATTGATACAATGCTTGTAAAAGGGTCAGGAATTGTAAGATATAAATTAAAAGATTATCCTGAGAAATTCGCTGGGTTTTCACATTTCAAGATTTATGGGAATGATTTGATTTTTGTTGTAAGCTCACCTTATGAAAGGGTTCAAAAGATTGCGAGGGCAAATCTTAAGGTTATTTATTTTATTTCTGCGTTGATTGTAGCAGTGCTTTTAGTTTATGTATTTTTCTTTTTGAGAAATATGAGGGAGATGATTCGTGCGGAAGAGAGAGAAAGACAAAGGGAGGAGAGGGAAAGGATACAGCGACTTTACACTTTGCTTTTCCAAAATTCAAACGATGGCGTTTATATACTTGACCTTGAAAAAGGTAGATTTGTTGAGGTTAATAAAAAGTTTCAGGAAATGTTTGGCTATACAACTGAGGAATTGAACAACACTGATTTCATGAACCTCGTTGCTCCTGAATCAAGGGCTTTAATTGAGGATAGAAAGCAAAAGATCGCCCGTGGCGTTCCAGTTCCACAGAGATACACATTTACAGCGCTTTCAAAGGATGGGAGAAGAATTGAGGTTGAGACAAGTGTAAGTTATGTAAGGATAGGTGAAAAAATGTATGTTTTGGGAATTTATAGAGATATGAGCGAGATTTTAAGACAAAAGGAACTTTACCAAAGTTTGTTTGAGAACCTGCCAGTTGGAGTTGTAATTCATCAAGATGGTAAAATTGTCAAGTGCAATAAAAAAGCAGTTGAAATTGGTGGAGGAAAGGATGAAAGCGATATAATTGGAAAACCTGTACTTGATTTTGTTCATCCAGATCATAGGGAAACCGTGATTGCTCGTATAAGGGGGATATTAGAGCAAGGTAAGGAAGCCCCGCCAATTGAAGAAAAGTTTGTTCGCCTTGATGGAAGCGTAATAGATGTTGAGGTTAGAGGCTCAAGAATTATGTGGGAGGGGAAACCAGCAGTTCAAGTTGTGATTGAGGATGTAAGTGAAAGAAAGCGACTCCAGAGGGAATTGATGGAGAGATATTCCGAGGAACAGAAGCTAAAATTGAGATTGGAGACGATTTTAAAGAACATCTCGGATGGAATTTTATTTCAAAATGAGCGAGGCATAATTGAGTTTGTCAACGAGGAATTCTGTAGAATTACTGGCTTTAGTTCACCTGATGAGTTAGTTGGGAAAACATTTGAAGAGTTTCTTGAAAAATTTAAAGATTTGGTTCAGGATGAGTCGGAGATAGAAAGAATAAAAAGTTGGGTTAGCGATAGGGAAGCTGTAAAGTATAGTGAGTTAAGGTTGAAAAATGGAATGATAATAAGTAGAATTGGTATCCCAGTTTTTGAGCGAAATGGGAGGTATATAGGTCGCATAAGTATAGCAAGAGATATAACTGAGATGAAGAGGAACGAGGAACGAATGCTTGAGCTTCAAAAATTTGAGGTTCTTGGTCAGCTTGCAAGTGGAATTGCGCATGATTTTAACAATGTTCTTGGGATTATAAGCGGGATGCTTGAAATTATTAAGATTAAGACAGTTGATAAAAATATCTTGAGTTATCTTGATTCTGCGCTTTCCGCAGTTCAAAGAGGTGGAGAGATTGCAAAAAGGCTTTTGCAGTTCTCAAGGAAAAAAGTTGAGGAATACAAGCCGATATCAATCCAAAATCTTGTTTTTGATTGTGTGAAGATTCTTGAGCATACTCTCCCAAAAAATGTAGAGATAGGTGTAAATATTGAAAAAGACTTTATTATTCTGGGGTCTTATGGTGATTTACAGCAGGTAATTTTGAATTTGGCTTTAAATGCAAGTGATGCAATGCCAACTGGTGGGAAGTTAACGATTTCGGTTTCTTCAGTTGATAAAAACTTTGTTGAGAAAAAATTTGGGAGGGCTGTTTCTGATGTTTATGTTTTAATTGCTGTTTCGGATACTGGCGTTGGGATAAGTGATGAGTTAAAGGATAAAATTTTTGAGCCGTTTTTCACGACGAAAGAGCCTGGCAAGGGAACGGGTCTTGGGCTTGCGATTGTAAAAAATATAGTTACAATTCATGGCGGTTTTGTTGATTTTGAAAGCACGGTCGGGAAAGGGACAACTTTTTTCGTTTATCTTCCAGTTCATTTTGAAGAGGAAAAGGAATTAAGAATAAATCGGGGAGAGGAGAAAATGCAAAAAATTGGACAGGGTTATAAAGTGCTTGTAATTGAAGATGAGGAAAGTTTGAGAGTAATCATGAGAGATTATCTTGAGATACTTGGATTTAGCGTGATTGAGGCGGAGGATGGCGAAAGCGGGATTCAGAAATTCGTTGAAAACCCAGATGTTAAAATTGTTTTTGTTGATTATGGTTTGCCAAAGATAATGGGGGATGAGGTTATAAGAAGGATAAGTTCAATTTCGGGGGATGTTAAATTCGTTCTTGTCACTGGTTTTGTTGATATAAGTGATAAAGTTAAAGAATCTCTGCCATTCGGAGTGAAATTTATAAAGAAGCCATATAACCTCGCTCAAGTTGAGGAAATTGTGAAGGGGATTTTGGGTATTTGA
- a CDS encoding Cytosine/adenosine deaminase, whose amino-acid sequence MKIFYAKYILPITSEMVEDGAIVIDGNRIIDFGAREEIDSKFKDVERKINLKNALIMPGFVNAHTHLELSGVKIKEVSDFKDWLYQIIKQRKRLFNGRGVAGKIKFIKTFAERKWKRTVKRRIEEMINSGTIAIGDVSNTGKLITMLLRVPMKIQIFIELISFIEERGVEFFNVLKDLVHNVNEVVKKHNLQREFKISLSPHAPYSVSETLFKLIKNFNGDSKTSVHLAEVIDEVEFIKNGSGFFRSFLIERNGFDYSWKPPGVSPVKYLDQIGFLDKNILAVHCVNVDDEDIEILSKRNVSICTCPRSNFFLKVGKAPVRKFLDNNINVCLGTDSIASNRDLNILNELKFAREFYKDVSNEELIKIATLNGAKALGFDDICGSIERGKDADLIYFIIPNDLKKNEIYDFIFESSVCGRLG is encoded by the coding sequence ATGAAAATTTTTTATGCGAAATATATTTTGCCAATAACTTCAGAAATGGTTGAAGATGGGGCTATCGTAATTGATGGAAATAGAATAATTGATTTCGGGGCTCGGGAGGAAATTGACTCAAAATTTAAAGATGTTGAAAGAAAAATTAATCTAAAAAATGCACTGATCATGCCTGGTTTTGTGAATGCTCATACCCATCTTGAATTGTCAGGGGTAAAAATTAAAGAAGTTAGTGATTTCAAAGATTGGCTTTATCAAATCATCAAGCAAAGGAAAAGATTATTTAATGGCAGAGGTGTTGCAGGTAAGATAAAATTTATTAAAACTTTCGCAGAGAGAAAATGGAAAAGAACTGTGAAAAGGAGAATTGAGGAAATGATAAACTCGGGGACAATAGCAATCGGTGATGTCTCAAATACGGGGAAATTGATAACAATGCTTTTGAGAGTCCCAATGAAAATTCAAATTTTTATTGAGTTGATCTCGTTTATTGAGGAAAGAGGTGTGGAATTTTTCAATGTTTTGAAAGATCTTGTTCACAATGTTAATGAGGTTGTAAAAAAGCACAATTTACAGAGGGAATTCAAAATTTCCCTGTCTCCACATGCTCCATATTCAGTTTCTGAAACCTTATTCAAATTAATAAAAAATTTCAACGGGGATTCAAAAACAAGCGTTCACCTGGCTGAAGTAATTGATGAGGTTGAATTTATAAAAAATGGTTCTGGTTTCTTCCGCTCCTTTTTGATTGAAAGAAATGGATTTGATTATTCGTGGAAACCACCAGGGGTGTCCCCAGTTAAATATCTTGACCAGATTGGGTTTCTTGACAAAAATATACTTGCTGTTCACTGTGTGAATGTTGATGACGAAGATATTGAAATTTTGAGCAAAAGAAATGTAAGCATATGCACTTGCCCCAGAAGTAATTTCTTTTTAAAAGTTGGAAAAGCACCTGTGAGAAAGTTTCTTGACAACAACATAAATGTTTGCCTTGGAACTGATAGCATTGCAAGTAATCGGGATTTGAACATATTAAATGAGTTAAAATTTGCGAGGGAATTTTACAAAGATGTAAGTAATGAGGAATTGATAAAAATTGCAACTTTAAACGGGGCTAAAGCGCTTGGTTTTGATGATATTTGCGGTAGCATTGAGAGAGGAAAAGACGCTGACCTGATCTATTTTATCATCCCGAATGATTTAAAGAAAAATGAAATCTATGACTTCATCTTTGAGTCAAGCGTATGTGGTAGATTAGGATAG
- a CDS encoding protein refolding chaperone Spy/CpxP family, which translates to MKTKIISTAIALFLITSLSFSQMLGPRFGFPPDDNIWQRGITKLYDELKLTDEQKSKIQNLFFEFRKNQADIIGKLNKARIELQELLYAEKPDKSAIDKKADEISAYMKELTKNRVNHWMNIQQVLTPEQRKILKDKLGYPGLGLGFRGWAKPGRGLKLRLHCW; encoded by the coding sequence ATGAAGACAAAAATAATATCCACAGCGATTGCGTTGTTTCTAATTACCTCGTTATCATTCTCACAAATGCTTGGTCCAAGATTTGGATTCCCCCCAGATGATAACATTTGGCAAAGGGGAATAACAAAACTTTATGATGAGCTAAAATTGACAGATGAGCAAAAATCAAAGATTCAAAACTTGTTCTTTGAATTTAGAAAAAATCAAGCTGACATAATCGGAAAATTGAACAAGGCAAGGATTGAACTTCAGGAATTGCTTTATGCTGAAAAGCCCGACAAATCAGCGATTGACAAAAAAGCTGATGAGATTTCTGCTTATATGAAGGAACTGACAAAAAACAGAGTAAATCACTGGATGAACATCCAGCAAGTGTTGACGCCGGAACAAAGAAAAATTTTAAAAGATAAACTTGGCTACCCAGGACTTGGATTGGGATTCCGTGGCTGGGCTAAACCTGGAAGAGGATTAAAATTAAGATTGCACTGCTGGTGA
- a CDS encoding DNA processing protein, whose product MNIDVRHILQLTTIPGVGPGRIKNLVNYFKETELIFKASISELVKVEGIDKGLAKRIIEMRNQNLKFADEQLLKAEKVKARILTLWDSEYPDLLRKIYDPPIVLFIRGNLVEQDRYSIAIVGTRTPTNYGKIMCEKFAIGLSKMNLTIVSGFARGIDTIAHVSALKSGGRTIAVLGSGVDYIYPPENRKIVDSVISNGAIVSEFPMGAKPDAMNFPKRNRIISGMSIGVLIVETSRTGGAMITAEFANDQNRDVFAIPGNVDNVKSQGTNFLIKHNRAKLVEDVNDIVEEIRSFIQPILKSEPSKPKVEVNVFEAKILEVLSTSEPMHVDKIAELSGLSITDALVHLLSLEFKDLVHQLPGKLFVKKF is encoded by the coding sequence ATGAACATTGATGTAAGACATATCTTACAATTGACCACAATCCCTGGAGTAGGTCCAGGAAGGATAAAGAACCTTGTTAATTATTTCAAGGAGACGGAGTTGATATTTAAGGCGTCAATTTCAGAGCTTGTGAAGGTTGAAGGTATAGACAAGGGACTTGCCAAGAGAATCATTGAGATGCGGAATCAGAATTTAAAATTTGCGGATGAACAGCTTTTAAAGGCTGAAAAGGTGAAGGCAAGGATTTTAACGCTATGGGATTCGGAATATCCAGATCTTTTGAGAAAAATTTATGATCCGCCGATTGTTTTATTTATCCGTGGGAATTTAGTTGAGCAAGACAGGTATTCAATTGCAATTGTTGGGACGAGAACCCCGACGAATTATGGCAAGATAATGTGCGAAAAATTTGCGATTGGGCTTTCAAAAATGAATTTAACGATTGTAAGTGGTTTCGCAAGAGGGATTGACACAATAGCCCATGTTTCAGCTTTGAAGTCGGGCGGGAGAACCATCGCTGTTCTTGGCTCCGGTGTTGATTATATTTATCCGCCTGAGAATAGAAAGATTGTTGACAGTGTTATATCTAACGGTGCGATAGTTTCAGAATTTCCAATGGGGGCGAAACCTGATGCAATGAATTTCCCCAAGAGGAACAGAATAATAAGCGGGATGTCAATCGGGGTTTTGATTGTTGAGACGAGCAGAACAGGTGGCGCAATGATAACAGCAGAATTCGCAAATGATCAAAATCGGGATGTTTTTGCAATTCCGGGCAATGTAGATAATGTTAAAAGTCAAGGGACGAATTTTCTAATCAAGCATAACAGAGCAAAACTTGTTGAGGATGTTAATGATATCGTTGAGGAGATTCGCTCATTTATTCAACCGATTTTAAAATCGGAACCATCAAAGCCAAAGGTTGAGGTAAATGTTTTTGAAGCGAAAATTCTTGAGGTTTTATCCACATCTGAGCCGATGCATGTTGATAAAATTGCAGAACTTTCTGGATTATCCATAACCGATGCACTTGTTCATTTGCTATCGCTTGAATTTAAAGACCTTGTTCACCAACTTCCTGGTAAGTTATTCGTTAAAAAGTTTTAA
- a CDS encoding ethanolamine utilization protein EutN, with product MILAKVTGTIVATQKNENLKPYKILIIQPIDLKGNFIGRDMLALDMVDAGIGDTVIALQEGTSARQILGREDVPVHTLVVAVVDGIELINDGE from the coding sequence TTGATACTTGCAAAGGTTACTGGAACAATTGTTGCAACGCAGAAAAATGAAAATTTGAAACCTTATAAAATTTTGATAATTCAGCCGATTGATTTAAAAGGGAATTTTATCGGAAGGGATATGCTTGCGCTTGATATGGTTGATGCGGGAATTGGGGACACCGTTATAGCTCTTCAAGAGGGAACTTCCGCAAGGCAAATTCTTGGCAGGGAAGATGTCCCAGTTCATACCCTTGTAGTTGCAGTTGTTGATGGAATTGAATTAATCAATGATGGGGAATGA
- a CDS encoding Glycosyl hydrolase-like 10, which translates to MKLKIILILSFFLNGLFEFNLADGKPKMLWFDATANFKRLGSYEGIVRVLDKCVDVGVTDIIVDVKPISGEVLYDSKYAPKMRTWDDYTRPDTFDFVNTLINEARKRGLKIHIALNVFCEGHNYYDRGVVYWKHPEWATIVYTKDGFIPITQQKHKYSAMVNPALEQVREYELNIIQEVVKNFDVDGIVLDRVRYDGIYADFSDSSREKFEMWLGKKIKFPDDIFRIEGDSIIKGRYFKEWVKWRAFVIKDFFKRAREIVKRAKSNILFGDYAGSWYLSYYELGVNWASEKFKPEFEWATDDYNDTGYAELLDFLCSGLYFYEVTKDEVEAKDKIDASRLTEPGMNPTKQIWYSVEGSAELVKKVTMGVVPVYGSLYVEQYKGEPGRFKKAIEVALDKTDGVMIFDLVHIENNQWWDILKEVFQQKIKGEGN; encoded by the coding sequence ATGAAATTGAAAATCATTCTTATATTAAGTTTCTTTCTGAATGGTCTCTTTGAATTTAATCTTGCCGATGGGAAACCAAAGATGTTGTGGTTTGATGCGACTGCAAATTTTAAAAGGCTTGGAAGTTATGAAGGAATAGTTCGGGTTCTTGATAAATGCGTTGATGTTGGCGTAACAGACATAATTGTTGATGTTAAACCGATCTCTGGCGAGGTTCTTTATGATAGCAAATATGCCCCAAAGATGAGAACATGGGATGATTACACAAGACCTGACACATTTGACTTTGTAAATACTCTGATAAATGAAGCAAGGAAGAGAGGTTTGAAAATTCACATTGCTTTGAATGTATTCTGTGAGGGGCATAACTACTATGATAGAGGGGTTGTTTATTGGAAGCATCCTGAATGGGCGACGATTGTTTATACGAAAGATGGCTTTATACCGATAACACAGCAAAAACATAAATATTCGGCGATGGTAAATCCAGCATTGGAGCAAGTTCGGGAATATGAATTGAATATAATTCAGGAGGTTGTTAAAAATTTTGATGTTGATGGGATAGTTCTTGACAGGGTCAGGTATGATGGGATTTATGCTGATTTTAGCGATTCTTCAAGAGAAAAGTTTGAAATGTGGTTGGGTAAAAAGATTAAATTTCCAGATGATATTTTCAGAATTGAAGGGGATAGTATAATCAAAGGCAGATATTTCAAAGAGTGGGTGAAGTGGAGAGCTTTTGTTATAAAAGATTTTTTCAAAAGGGCCAGGGAAATTGTTAAGAGGGCAAAGTCAAACATTTTATTTGGAGATTATGCCGGTTCGTGGTATCTGTCTTATTATGAGCTTGGAGTTAACTGGGCGAGCGAGAAATTTAAGCCAGAATTTGAATGGGCTACGGATGATTATAACGATACAGGATATGCCGAGTTGCTTGATTTCCTTTGTTCGGGGCTTTACTTTTATGAGGTTACTAAAGATGAGGTTGAGGCGAAAGATAAAATTGATGCTTCAAGACTGACAGAACCTGGGATGAATCCAACTAAACAGATCTGGTATTCTGTTGAGGGTTCGGCAGAGCTTGTCAAGAAGGTAACGATGGGGGTTGTGCCAGTTTATGGAAGTTTATATGTTGAGCAGTATAAGGGAGAGCCGGGAAGATTTAAAAAAGCGATTGAAGTCGCTCTTGATAAAACTGATGGAGTTATGATTTTTGATCTCGTTCATATTGAGAATAATCAATGGTGGGACATTTTAAAAGAGGTTTTTCAACAAAAAATTAAGGGCGAGGGGAATTGA